The genomic interval aattTATGCATCAATTCAAATCAACACACAgtcctggcctaaaggaaagagccgTTTATATGtggactgcttccaatgttgcgTGAAAAATCGCACAGTAAAGCGCTATCTAATTATTGGTGGAGATAAATGTAATTTCGAtcatttccccaaatcgttcagccctaggaTCAGACGGGATGCCAGTAACCGTGTTGACGTGTGGTCGGTGAAGCACTGCACATCTGTGTTCTGTCCGGCCTGTTCTAGGTTCAGCGACCCCACGGTTGCCCcatttgtttgtgcatgcgcaATTGTCGGAGAACAGGAATATCTAAATAGCTCTTCTCGAAATGTGTGTATGGTAAATATGACTTTATAAACGATGTGAGatgacatttaacaaacaaAAGACTCTATAGACAAACTGAACATAACCCAAGTCTGTTGCGCTTGTTTGAACAGGCGCCCAACGCAACATTTAGAGATCACGTGATACATAAATATTTTAAACAGAATTACTAACGGAAATGACCCAGGAACGTTATGTCAAGTGTTTTGCGGTGAATGTTGAACATTTCACGATGTCAGGATGACACCGTGCGGGCCGGTGGGCGATAAGGGTTGTACCTGGAGAGAAACACAAAACGCCACACTGATGCAGTTATGGCCCCATATCTGGGTTTGTTCCAGTTCACAGGAGACATGGTGGACTTACGACTATTGATTGAGAGAGAGCTTCAAATCTGTCCAACACAAAGTGTAATGACTTGCTGAAACCagccatttatttatatttaggaTTCCACTCCTAAACACTCAAAACTATAGTGATTTCTGTGGTGTTTTGTTATTCAGAACTTATTTTAAGACCCTTTTATTGGTTTATGAAGCTCTTAATGGTCTTAGTCCTAGTTGTTTATCAGATTTGCTTTTATCCTACGAACCCTCTACCGGCCTTGACGGgttaatttatttttgattttagGATTAAATGGTCAATAAAAATATGAACATAATTGGGATACTACACATAATCTAAGCATCAATTTTAATTCACGTCATTTACAGTCACCCAAACCCTACATTGTGCTTTGATGACGGATTGTATTAGGCCTGCTCaacgcctgtgtttgtgtgtgtgcatgcgtgcgggTATCTTCGTGTAccagtgcttgtgtttgtgtgtgtatgtgtgcgcgtgcatgcacgTATCTTCGTGTATCAGTGCTTGCgtttgttgcgtgtgtgtgtgtgtgtgtgtgtttgcacgtgcgtgtgtgtatcttcgttgtgtacttgtgtttcatgtattttcgtgtgtgtgtgtgtgtttgttaccgcgtgcgtgtgtgtatcttctTCGTGTACCTGTGTTTCATgtattttcgtgtgtgtgtgtgtgtgtgtgtgtgtgtgtgtgtgtgtgtgtgtgtgtgtgtgtgtgtgtgtgtgtgtgtgcgctcatgcCATCGCGTGTGTTTCTCCAGTCCATCGGGGGATCTACCTCACCTGTGTGCTGACCCCCTGCCGCGccctgggggtgtgtgtgacgCTGATGACCCTGGTGGCTATGGGAGCCGCCGTCTGGGCCGTAGGTTagcaccccccacacacacacacacacacacacacacacacacacacacacacacacacacacacacagacacacacacacacacacacacacacacacacacacacaatcacacacacacacaatcacacacacaaacgaagcATGCACAACACGcatttgttttctgtgtttttccaACTTTTACAAAGTGATAGAATATCATATTATGTCATCGTCGTGACATTTTTGCCACACGTGTCTCCCCTGTTTCTTGTGTTTTGATCCTCCTGTATTTATTTCTGTCTATGTATTTAACTCTGTTTCTGGTTGTATATTGTATACTTTTTGTGTTCTACTTTAGAGCCATAAATCAtctggtgtttgtgttttttgcagtCACGTACTGCACCATGGAAGAAGATACAGGACTTTATGAAGGTGAGTCCGGCCATTCATGAAATGTGTCAGTAAACTCATTTAGATCTCTAAAACTACACTATATCCCACACTGCACATTTTTATACTTAATTGTGGTATGGACATGAGAATGATTTGGATTGTTTGTGGAAATGTTAAGTATTTTCTTTCACAATCTTCATCTAGTTCAGGTCAACTCTGCCGACCAGCATCTCCAGGTCTTTGACTCCGCCCAGAACAGATGGCGGCAGGTATGCTCCTCCTCAGCCAATGAGCTTCTGGCTAGCATAAGCTGCGAGGAAGTTGGCTTCGTCAGGTAAGATTACTTGTAACTTTCCCACTGGACTTTGCATCGTCAACCTAGCTATAGTATGCACCCATACATCATCGAGACTGACGTCtacattttctttgtgtttgtgtttcagtgtaGTGAACTACTCTGTCGCGTCGGTCCCAGAAGGGAGCAGCGATCCTGGTGACTTTTTCTGTGTCAAACCGGAAGAGCTGAGCTATGGCAAGAAGATCAGAGACTCCTTGTTCCCATGGTAACTACTGATGGAGCTGTCTCTGTTATAGGACCCCGGCCTGCGGGGGTGCCTTCTGCAGTGACCCTGTCAGACccttgactctgtgtgtgttctctcaccTGACTCTCTGTTTCAGTGACTGCGAGAGCAGGGAGGTTCTGACACTGTTGTGCCAAGGTACGGTCAAAGTTAAACCCGTCTTTTTACCCTCACGCTTCACTCCTTTCCTACTCTGCCTCtgtcctcactcactcacactcccgTAGGAGCCACTCCTTGAGGTAGGGCTGGCTGTTCCGAACGAGCTCAGAACGGGGCCACAGGGCGAAAACAACACTGCTAAAGGGGAAGGACTCAGACGTAGTGAAAGACGAAAAAAGGACATCTTGTCCTCCTTTATTCATGACACCCGGTTTACATTTTCTGATAAGCGTATCGCTAAGATAATATCACATTAATGCTGTTAATGTTTACGGCCGGCcgacttactctctctctctcgctctctctctctctctgtctctctctctctctctctctctctctctctctctctctctctctctctctctctctctctctccctctctccctctctctctctctctctctctctctctctctctctctctctccctctctctctctctctctctctctcttcaacgtatcttcctcaaccccccccccccccccccccccctcctccggtttccccacctccccccccccatccccccagaCTGCGGCCGGCGCAGTCTGACGGAGGACCGCATCGTGGGGGGTCTTGACTCGCGGCAGGGCAGCTGGCCCTGGCAGGTCAGCCTGCGGTACGACGGGGTGCACCAGTGTGGCGGGTCCCTCATCTCAGACCGCTGGATCGTGTCTGCGGCGCACTGCATCCGTGAGTAAGTGCAGCGGAGTGGTCGCTTCATCGCACTAAAGATAAGCAAAGTGGTAATGATGATCATGAATGTGCTGGCCCGctagcttagctcaggaggtagggcagttgtcttgtaaccaaaaggttgctagttcgatccccagcgcctcctagctgagtgttgatgtgtccctgagcgagacactcaACCcaggacgagctggctgtcgccttgcatggtggaCTCTGCCGTCGttctgtcaatgtgtgtattaaccgatgtaagtccgttaaaagtgtctgctaaatgccctaatttaGCAGATGCTATATTGACAGCAACAATGCATTCGCCATTGAATGTAAAAAGGAAATAAAGATGACACCCTGGGCTTTACTTTAAGCCCAGGGGGTCATGAGATGAGATAAGCTTAGTTGCCAAATTTAGAGTCACTTACTTTAGTTGACTTAGCGTCGACCACATATGTAATTTTACTtccttgtgtgtatatatttctgTTAAAACGCATGTAGTATTTTATTCAATTTTATTCGattgtattttattaatattttaagCACAGAAATACAGAGTATGTCACGCAAACATTTCACCGCACATCCTGACAAATAgaatgttattaattattaacgCACAAATTGAATACTAATAAGTGTGTTTATTCTCTCTATCTGTAACCGTGAGTGTAGCTCTGGTTAGTGCTAAACAACATGGCCGCTCTTCCCGCCAGACGGTTCCGCTCTGTGTCCCGCTGGCGCGTGCTGCTGGGCTCCGTCTACAACAACCCCGCCAACGCCACCGTGGTGGAGGTGAAGACCATCGTCTACCACAGCAGCTACCTGCCCTTCGTGGACGCCAACATCGACGACAACAGCCGAGACCTCGCTGTGCTGGCCCTCTCCCAGCCCATCGCCTTCTCAGGTGagagcccgccgccgccgccgcgagcgGTCAGTACAGGGCGATGGCCAAGGACCATCAGACTGGAGACCATCAGAGACGCTGGTTCAcaagagtgagagggagtgggagagggagagagagggagagagagagagtgagagggagagagagagagagagagagagagagagagagagagagagagagggtgagagagagagagagagagagagagagagagagagagagagagagagagagagagagagagggagagagagagcgagaaggaggaaggaagcaACAGCCTGTCAGTCCCTGTGTTTATTGAGGTCTCTTGTTTCCCCCTACCTGTCGGCACAGGCTCCTCTTGTCCCATCCGAATGGTCATCTGACTTCTCTGAGTCACTTCATAATCCCTGAGCTCCTCTGTTTAAATGTCAGCCCGAGAATCATGACCACACTGTCCTTCCAAACAGTCGTCCGTCCCTTCCTTTGCATTCCACCTACATTGCAGTTTGCTGTTGTCGTTCacgtttgcttgtgtgtgtgtgtgtgtgtgtgtgtgtgtgtgtgtgtgtgtgtgtgtgtgtgtgtgtgtgtgtgtgtgtgtgtgtgtgtgtgtgtgtgtgtgtgtgtgtgtgtgtgtgtgtgtgtgtgtgtgtgtgtgtgtgtgtctgcatactGTGTGCTTGTGATGGGTTTGCATGCATAGAATATATTCAGCCCCTCTGTCTTCCCACCTACGGCCAGAGACTGATTGACGGACAGATGGGGACAGTAACAGGTTGGGGAAACGTCGGTTATAACGGTACGTCCTCACTATGTTTCAACGCCAGTCAATCCTGAACACTGTTTTGATTTAGAATTAGGTTTGTTGGTCGAAATCCATGACTATGGTTGAAACAAATGAACATATACGATAATGCTAATGTTCATATTCATACTGTTTACATGCATataaagacacatgcacacacacacaaagtcaggTCTAAAAGATGTATAGTAGAATGGCACAAGAGACAATGCTGCTCCAATACTGTCTATCATGTTTTTTAGCGGTATAGATATCGGTATAGAAATATACATTGCAATAGATATCAGTTGTTTAGCTTGAATGGGAAGTAACATCGCAGGATACGGATGTCAGGCCACCAGGAGCAAGACATCGCACTTTGTTGAACCAGACTCAAATGATGAGACAGTAACAATTGAGCCGACACAAATCAGCTTCTACATATCACCTGATCAGTAGATCATAATCAGATACTATGGTCCagtattaaaggtgacatattataccaccaggtgtgagtgtgattagccgttttaagccgttttgaaattgggcctcttctgacatcctaagagggcgtgtccacctagatgtatgctggatggatcagtctaccagcctacccagtggactgtagcaaacgttgctcatctatccgtcacacatctaggtggacacggttacttgtgatgtcagaagaggctgattttcaaaacggctcgtaacggctaatcacaccctcACCTGGCGGTATAAAATGCCACCTTTAAAGAGTGTCATCACGTCTTTTGTATGTGCTTGTCTTTCTGTGTTGTGGTGAAACATTTTGCATTGAAAAATTTGtatgaataaaatattaaatattaaatattaaaaaaaagaaagaaaaaaagagtgtCATGATCCTGAAGTTTTCCACTGCTTGTGTTCTGATTGACAGGTCATCAAGCCAATGTCCTGCAGGAGGCCAACGTGCCCATCATCAGTGACACGACCTGCAACGCCCCCGATTACTACGACAACCAGATCACCACCAGTATGTTCTGCGCTGGCTTCGAGAAGGGTGGCACAGACTCCTGCCAGGTCGGTGAGGGTCTTGGTACATCACACATGCACGTCTGTCTGTCATGGCTTTGGTTGGTCAGAAGATGGCACTAGATGCTGCATTAGGCACAGCTGGAATAAAACAGTAGAAGAAGTCAAAGTTGCAAACCAGAAACAAACCAAAGAGCTTGTGGTGAGAAACctctccacaccccccccccccccccctcaacgcgCTTACGACGTCAATCCTGCCTCCGTATTCTCCCCTCCTGTACATACATCGTGTTGAATATATGTATcacattcacatttagggcaCTTGGAagacgcttttaaccaaagcgacttacaaaaaGTACATTCGTCACAAAAAAGTGAAACAAcacatcgctgtcggtacaataagAACGAAGTGTAAAGCACAAACAATCGCtcggttaacccattccccgtaatCAACAAAGGCAGCTTAGGATAAGACCCTACTTAACCAAGTACTTTAACTAAATATGACACAGACCATAACTGCGTGCATCGAGGGCCGGGACCTCCAACACACAACAGGCaggaggggagggacggggtGCACTTATCCACGTTTTGAATGCATGTGTCCCTCCCTGCTGCAGGGGGACAGCGGGGGGCCTTTCGTGGCCCCAGAC from Gadus morhua chromosome 11, gadMor3.0, whole genome shotgun sequence carries:
- the hpn gene encoding serine protease hepsin isoform X2 encodes the protein MISASHKMDAEKSAKEGKMVHRGIYLTCVLTPCRALGVCVTLMTLVAMGAAVWAVVTYCTMEEDTGLYEVQVNSADQHLQVFDSAQNRWRQVCSSSANELLASISCEEVGFVSVVNYSVASVPEGSSDPGDFFCVKPEELSYGKKIRDSLFPCDCESREVLTLLCQDCGRRSLTEDRIVGGLDSRQGSWPWQVSLRYDGVHQCGGSLISDRWIVSAAHCIRERFRSVSRWRVLLGSVYNNPANATVVEVKTIVYHSSYLPFVDANIDDNSRDLAVLALSQPIAFSEYIQPLCLPTYGQRLIDGQMGTVTGWGNVGYNGHQANVLQEANVPIISDTTCNAPDYYDNQITTSMFCAGFEKGGTDSCQGDSGGPFVAPDCLSKTSRYRLLGVVSWGTGCATAKKPGVYTRVSRFLPWISTALRNYHNSPGVHKMSRT
- the hpn gene encoding serine protease hepsin isoform X1, with protein sequence MISASHKMDAEKSAKEGKMVHRGIYLTCVLTPCRALGVCVTLMTLVAMGAAVWAVVTYCTMEEDTGLYEVQVNSADQHLQVFDSAQNRWRQVCSSSANELLASISCEEVGFVSVVNYSVASVPEGSSDPGDFFCVKPEELSYGKKIRDSLFPCDCESREVLTLLCQDCGRRSLTEDRIVGGLDSRQGSWPWQVSLRYDGVHQCGGSLISDRWIVSAAHCIRERFRSVSRWRVLLGSVYNNPANATVVEVKTIVYHSSYLPFVDANIDDNSRDLAVLALSQPIAFSEYIQPLCLPTYGQRLIDGQMGTVTGWGNVGYNGHQANVLQEANVPIISDTTCNAPDYYDNQITTSMFCAGFEKGGTDSCQVGGQRGAFRGPRLPLEDQPLPPAGGGELGDRLCHGQEARRVHTGFPLPALDLHRSEELPQLTRRSQDVSHMRRTDPCISFY